The Carassius auratus strain Wakin unplaced genomic scaffold, ASM336829v1 scaf_tig00215912, whole genome shotgun sequence sequence aatctaCAATTCAAACTACAGCAGCACGAAGCAAAAATGAACCCTTCTTCTTGAAGAGAGAGATcttaaatcacatttgcacagTAATGGGGGCACAGTACTGGGTGGAATACAACTCAACACCCTAGAACAGGGCAAGTGTTTCCATAGCAACATCCCACAGTCAGCCAGTGCCTGCTGCACACAGCAAACACTCTGAGCGCATGCAGTCTCCCAGGATCCTCTACCCTAAAAACACTCCATGATACATTCAAACTCAATTACACTGCTGCACTTGAGTTGGAGGTTGTCTGATGTCTGACTTTAACGTTTGCAGCAGGTGAGTTTCATTTGGAGTCTAAAAGCTTTCACTTGCCGTCTCCGGCTCCAGGCTGTCCTGTACCCTCCATGCTCCTCACGCAGCTATGTGTCACGCTTCTCATGCATTCCCTTCAGtggaggaaaagaaagagagagagagagagagagagaaatcagatTAGATTAGATACTGATTACAATAAAATCATGAATAGTTTAGAAATACcatcaaatgcacatttttacagttcatagtttttttttttttttatgtttcagctTGGTgattttctacattaaataaacaaatatgcatcTAGTAATAGTTTACTCCACTAAACTTAATAGTCTCACTTcacttaaaaagtatttattgtttACCGACTCAGTTAAGATGAACTCCTTTGCCTTTAGCACAACAGTGCCCACACACTTCTGCAGTGGCTCTTGATCTGGAAGTTTTCTCCCATTCATTTTTCCCATATAATTAGGCATTATAATCCATGAACCAAACCAACTCCTTTGCCTTTGAGCATATGAGTGAATCTAAACATTACacactttgattaaaaaaataattgaaaattggAAAGCAAAAACACAAAGGTACAAGACAGGAAAGAACTACAATCTCATTAAGCATTGCCAATGACAATTAAATTACAAAgatggataaataaaaaatataaaaatatattttttaagatgttGATTGCATTTACATAAACAACATATTTGAtgttatatatactgtgtgtgtgtgtgtgtgtgtgtgtgtgtgtgtgtgtgtgtgtgtgtgtgtgtgtgtaaacaaataTTAAGGTATTTTGAGAACATAGGAAGACTAACTTGATTCTGTCATCCGCAGTGCCACGTGGGAGTGGGTGGGCACTGTAGTGTTATTTTGGTTATAACTTGCTTGTATCAGTTTCTAACTGGTGGAGATTActttgcagaatcatgggtaattattattatatatatttttttattccgcTGTTGAACACCATTACTTAAGAAAATAAGTTCCAAACAATTAAGTCGGCAAATAAATTAGTCTTTAATGTCTTTAAACAATAGGACTGTGTTTTAAAGTTTAATAAGTTACCATTCAAATCGATTCCActgtggagaaaatgaatggaattTTTTACTTCCGGAATTTTCTTCACACCTCCATTGTGAAGAATTTGTAaagaattataaatgttatataaagttaacattattagtattattacagtCTATAGTAACTCAACACTTTGCATATCACAACAGGTCATGTGATGTCACATGGCAGCACCCATGAGGGGATGAACTCGTtcctgtgtaaaataataataaaaaagctttccttgcacacttatatatatatattagtgtagGGAAAAAAATTAGCAGAAAGTGGCCCAGACTGGGAAAGCCCAACtttattaataatgcatatgATTATGGCGCTGACCGATGCAATTTATTGCTGAACGTTAAAACAAGATGTATACATTTATTACgctgaattattttattgttcataTTTATGGACAACGTTTGGTAAGGTTAAATAAAAACGGGGAACTTGTTAGCCTGTGAATGAAGGCAGTATAGCCTAAAAGAAGCAGTGAGTCCAGCTGAACACACAACAGCAGCGCTGCATTCATTCGCTTTGTGTGACTACAGTAACGCCTGTACTCCGATCTGAGATGGACAGGATACACACAAACCCGTGCGCATTATACACAATAACAGCAGTTTCACTCGCAAGTCTATTCAGAAGTGACACAAGAGCCTATACACGTATGAAACACAGTATAAAATCAGATTTTGACAACACTATGTTCTTATCTTCCGGCCCATCCGCGGAGAAAACTACAAAGGCAGCGATGCTCCAGGATCTCTTACCGTCGCCTGCCTTTGTCAGCTGCTCCACGGGTTTGCTCTATTTGTGTCGGAAAAAAAGAAAGACGAGCATAGTTTTCCATGGGGAAAGTGATGTTTTCGCAGTTAAGAGTTTGTTATTGAATCTTAGCACTGGTGCAGTCCGGTAGATGGAGGTTTTAGTCTGTCTGTTTAGGTTTATTGCTGCTGCTGCCGTGAGCAATTTTCCGTGTGTGTTACCGGAGAGTAATATTAGATCTTACCCGCGATAGCGTCACCGGGAGAAACCGCCGAGAGAGCGTTCATTTGAGACCCACAGCATGTGTTGGTTTCCCAGCGCCCCTTTTCCACTGTGAATCTACAAGCTTTTCTTTGGCAAAACTCGTTGGTGCCCCCTCGATGACGTCACTCCCTCCCCGTCCGTCACACGGTGATCCTGACACCTGCGCGCTCGTGCACACATCCAGAGCTCAGATGATGGGCCGTGGCATCTGGTCCCCAGGTGCTCGCGACTGCTCAGGACAGCTGTTTTTGACATGTAAAGTGCTTCACTCCACTGACTCTCGTCTTTCAAGGATAATTTTTATTGACAAAAATAGGTAGCCTGGTATCAGGTGCGGACAAGTCATTTTTGTAATAGCCTAAgtctatataaaacatatttatatattttcgaAAGCTTCTTCATATGAAAGGGTGTacactgtaaaacacaaaaaaaaaaaaaaaaaaccggtaaaacaaacatatatatatataaataccaaCACACGCACAAAATTACATTACTATatgaaaaatatacaattttaattattttataatcagtacgattataatttattaagaaaaatatgttatacaGTGAAACTTAATTGGTTAACTTTGTTCCTTTTCTACATAATGAATACGACATGtcagtgtatgtgtatgtgtgtgcatagcTCATACTGAAATACTGTGatcaaaaagacattgatgtaacTTCCTGTTAAACATTCAACTGTCAAATATTTCCTTATAAATAACTATCAACAAAAATGGTAATAATGAATGCCACCATTACCTGAAAACAATCCATCTATTTATTATCCAACTCTCAAATAAAGTAGAATGTGCTGCTTCCATTTTATATcagttgcatctttttttttttcaagataaaatGAACCAAGGTGTCAGTCTGTGATCAGGTTTCCCAGAGCTCTGCTGCTTTGATTTGTGCTTGCACAGAATGCACACTGTCACTCCTCTTGTCCCCATTCTGTTTATGTGCCTTCAACCCCTTGAATATGAATATGCCTAAAGACCTACCACTACTAACAAAAACTACAGCAGTTCCTGGAAATAAAATGAGCACCTCGGTTTTGGCAGTGCAGGGATGAAGTATCTTTGGATTCCTCAGCAGGAGAGACAGTGTGTTTGGCTGCCCTCCAGATGCTTCATCCTGAATGAGGTCAGGTTACTGCACTGAGGAGTCAGTGGTGAGAGGAGGAAAATGCATAAATGAAGATGGAAATGTATACGTTTCTGGTCCAAAAACATGAGTTAGCActgtgagagtgtgagagcaaaaaaaaaaaaaaaaaaaaaaagaagtatacaGATACACACGAAGCAGTATATACATTTccaaatttataaaataacaaaatcagtGTGTTCTGTTTAGTTACTTACACAGTCAACTTAAATTTTGCATATGCTCACTACTGATCATCCGTACTGTTCAAttataatggtgttttttttttcttcatctggcAGCGACCTCTAATGGCTACAAATACAAATGACTTAGAATCAAACACTCattagttttttcatttttgttctgttcatttcattttgttcTGTTAATTTGTAAGGGTGTCGAGATCTCTACAATTCAGGGATTCAGTACACCCCACAGCACTCCATCTGGAAATGTAAAAGTGAAAAGTAATGCAAGTAATGATTCAGTGTTTGCATTAAAAATTTGGGCCATTAGAGCATTTCTGATGATTGGAGATCAGGGCTTACTTCATATCGTCATAAATGTGTCAGCATGAGACAAATAAGAACTGAAGTCTACACCCAAGATTTATCTAAATCCAAATGTGTATTTCCTCAAAAATGGTGTTGATAAACCATTGAGGATTATTATTAACATGAATTTTTGTAATctagaaaaatgtagaaatacACTCAGACCAGTTTATTTCCATAGTTTAATATCCTTCTGTTGAGCTAAATTCTTTTAATgaacataataaacataaatgaGTATTAGACGGGTATAATTTGGACagtagcaaaaaaacaaaaagacaccATTGTCGAaaacagaaacataaaatcctTAAAAATTCAGTGCATCTATCAACTCTAAAGTTTGATCgacattttaaacacatttggtGAAGTGTTCCTGTATAACATTTCCTAAAACTTTTGTGGAGTTGGAGACACAGACATACAGTATTTGTCAAGGGCTAGCATAAACATTTGTCAGCAAAACTACTTAGTCGCATGGTTTTCAGACACCTCTTTGATCATTTGATAATGTTCAGTGTTTTTCTGACCGCACACCTGTCACACCTTAAACTTCTGTTATTTATGGTGCCAGTGAGGCTGTGTTTAGCTGCACAGTATTGAGAGTGTAGAGATTGTCCCAAGAGAGTGATTCAGGAGGTATTACTATCACGCATACAGAGGCTGATAGTCATTCTTCTTGCTTCTGCAGGCAATGACACAGATGCTGAGCATCCCAAACaactgaaaaagagagagagagagagagagagagagagagagagagagagagttgctgAAAATTCACTGTCTGATAAACAAGGATAAAGATGAGGCTAAAATGAGCTGATGTACCTTAATGATGGCAAATCCCAGGATGACCAACATTGCATAACTAAGCACATCCTGAAGCATCTGCTCCAGTTTAGCTTCACATCCCTGTAGGAACAACAGAATGTTTTTTCCCCCCTCACaaaattgctttaaaaacaaattatataatttaatacgcTTGGAATTACGCTGATCTGAATAAgcgtgcaaaaaacaaaaaaacaaaaaccaaaataaaaaacactgaccCAATTAGgtatgtattttgttatttattttagagCTACAAAAAAATACTTAgatgaaaaaataatgaaaataatcataAGTACTAAAATTctgaaaagtgaaataaaaaatagaaattagttttagttaataattaatAGCTTTATACGTTATATAGAAATAAACAGCAAACAATAacagttattattaaaaatggaaataatgaaatactataatagcatgcatatatatatatatatatatatatatatatatatatattagggccgagactcgattaaaaaaattaatctaattaattagaggctttgtaattaattaatcgaaattaatcgcattttaatcgcatataaatatttgacctgagaacagtgagaagtaatttttttttcacatggatttatagtataccattgaataatgactgaatacataagcttaagcaacaaaatattgtttatttttgtccaaccaagtctagcagaccagtgcaatttttgccatgaagtgtagcaatagcatatttagaaacaatttagaaatagtacatttcagaaattcaggaagcttataggtgctggaaccttctgtaaagagttttttttaagtaaaacacaatactgtcaattacattcagaacattggaaacactgactattagaaaacatctctctgttgcttcagaggccataacatactcaaGTCCAACTCTTAATAACGAGTAAAGAAAAGAGTTcgacataaactgttgcaccaacaaaataatatatagttcaacataaagtgtaaagtccacactaactgctatatgttttgcgttgaggtgatacttgaggctcgatgtgctgctgcagtGATACGTGAaagctagttggtgctccagtataatcggtccgccgaaacaaatccagtgagaaacgttccgcggtgcaaaaataagttattaaaaatgcgggaatttttttttgtgcaattaattaatcttagttaacgcgttattttttgtgtaattaatgaatctcaattaacgcgttaaagtcccggccctaataataataataatataatatatatatatatatatatatataaaaaactgtcatctaaataaaataatgcacaatatcagatgtcaagcagttttgcGCTCAAACCTGTGTGTTCAGAAGATCTAGTTGGCTGAGTTGTCCAGTGCATTGTGTAGTATTTGCTTTACAGCAGGAATGTGGCACAGAGTTGTTATGTTGGACAAACCATGGTATTGCAGTCCAGTCTGTGATGTTATTCACCCCACAGCACTCCATCTGGAAATGTAAAAGTGAAAAGTAATGCAAAAAGAATGAAGGAGACTATAAAGAGAATGAGAATCCCTCATGCATCATTTCCTGTGCAACCAAAAAAGATTGCAATATGACAGAATCTTTGAGCCTTACTTGGAATTGCAAGTAATCCACTGCATGGGTTTCACTGTTCACACCGTCATACTTTTGAAAGACGCCGTTCATTGACTTTTCTAGGTCACCTTTAAtctgtatacataataaataaataaaaagttttccaATGATTCATATTTCTCCATATCATACATATTGCTCATAAGTTATATGAGAATTGCTTACTCTTCCCCTGTAGATGAAGCCAAACACAAAAGCAGTCACCTCGGCTGCGAAGATTATCATGATGATGAGAAGAAACTAAATGCAAATTCagataaaagtataaaatattaaaaccagtGATGAAACCAGTACTAGCCCAGAGGCTTTAAAGTAGAAATATAAATTACCAACATGAACCCTACATTCTATTTtcaatgaaatcaactgaaaaaaagGCTTTGGGCTGAAAAGGTACACAGACACTTACAAAGCCTAATCCGACTTTGGACTCCCTCAGAGTAGCACAGCAGCCAACGATCCCGATGACAAACATGACCACAGCCACACAGATTATAATGGCTGCCGGGATGACGGAGTACTTATTAGACACAAAGTCTTCAAAGCTGTTGTAGCTCTTTATCACATAAGAGCCAACATACGCGAGGGCCGCTCCAGCAGCCTgaagaaaaacagaacaaaaaacaacagGTGGGTCAAAGACATGATACTCAGGTCTctttatttgttcaaaatgtatgaaaaaaactttatttaaaaggtAAGATTAGTTGTATGAGAAGTCATGTGGGGCAACTCCCCtcaaaactttttacatttttataatcttgtgatatttgTAAGAAAAGAAACCGATTATGACCTATACACTTACATCCATTTAATATAAGAACAATGTACGCTattcattttgacttttttaaagAAGTGGTGCTCAACCAGCAAACTAACTAAACACTCACTTATGTAACATTCACTCTGACTGAACAttcactcatttaaaaaaaaaaaaaaaaaaaggttaaaaaccaCTGTTTTACAGTTATTAAATGTATATCATTTTCAAGAAGTTAGCTTTTTTGACATTCTTTTTTAAAAACCATAAACTattctgcaaaataaaaaaaaaattaaacttattttttttaagattggtGAAAAGCGAAAACATCACAAAGTAACATGCTGTAACATTCATCATCTCTCACATGATGTCATAAGATGGCATTTCATAACAAGTACACTTTGTAATTCTGAGTTATGTGTGACTCGCTTGTGCATGATCGGTTTCTTCAGTTATCAGTCATAACGCAGTCACGAGAGACCATGAGAAGCCTTTTCCTGCCCTCTAAATCTTTCCTGGAATGCTAGTCTTGTGCCTCGGCTTGAGCAGAAGCAGCACAGTTAAACTGAAACCCTTGAGGCATGAAGGTACACCTCACAATGGCAATACATCAGCTTTACCAGACAAAGATGCAACAGTAAGAACTTTCAGTTCCAGGTTTTGTTACTTACTGCACTGTTGTTACCAGAAGAAATAAAGACACACAAAACCATAAGTGCATGATGTGCAGAAAGGGCCAGAACAATGGGGCACCTAAGGGCCTTAAAAAAGTTTaccttgatttattttaattttggcaaCAGCTATATACATAGGAAAATATTAAATTGACTGTGCAGAAGTCATGGTTTTCTACATGGTTTCTTGTTCAGTGAAGCATAAAATGAGAGTGTGGGACTTAAGCCAAATCAGATGACTAGGCCTACATCAGA is a genomic window containing:
- the LOC113096348 gene encoding tetraspanin-36 isoform X2 — translated: MDCGILTSKSILLLLSLIFWAAGAALAYVGSYVIKSYNSFEDFVSNKYSVIPAAIIICVAVVMFVIGIVGCCATLRESKVGLGFFLLIIMIIFAAEVTAFVFGFIYRGRIKGDLEKSMNGVFQKYDGVNSETHAVDYLQFQMECCGVNNITDWTAIPWFVQHNNSVPHSCCKANTTQCTGQLSQLDLLNTQGCEAKLEQMLQDVLSYAMLVILGFAIIKLFGMLSICVIACRSKKNDYQPLYA
- the LOC113096348 gene encoding tetraspanin-36 isoform X1, whose protein sequence is MDCGILTSKSILLLLSLIFWAAGAALAYVGSYVIKSYNSFEDFVSNKYSVIPAAIIICVAVVMFVIGIVGCCATLRESKVGLGFVSFLLIIMIIFAAEVTAFVFGFIYRGRIKGDLEKSMNGVFQKYDGVNSETHAVDYLQFQMECCGVNNITDWTAIPWFVQHNNSVPHSCCKANTTQCTGQLSQLDLLNTQGCEAKLEQMLQDVLSYAMLVILGFAIIKLFGMLSICVIACRSKKNDYQPLYA